One genomic window of Inquilinus sp. KBS0705 includes the following:
- the ruvC gene encoding crossover junction endodeoxyribonuclease RuvC, which yields MEPVIHKERIILGIDPGTAVMGYGLVLEKGPKIELISLGVVKMDKIDDHMLKLQRIFEKTVALIDNYKPDCLAIEAPFYGKNIQVMLKLGRAQGVCMAAALSRNVTITEYSPRKIKQSITGNGSATKEQVAAMLQTLLKFNETPDFLDATDGLAVAVCHSFQKITTSSVKSSTGSKSKKSYSGWETFVKDNAVRVKGGTK from the coding sequence ATGGAGCCCGTTATTCATAAAGAGCGTATTATTTTAGGCATCGACCCGGGCACGGCCGTTATGGGATATGGCCTGGTATTGGAAAAAGGACCGAAAATAGAATTGATAAGTTTAGGGGTGGTGAAGATGGATAAGATAGACGACCACATGCTTAAGCTACAGCGCATATTCGAAAAAACCGTTGCGCTTATTGATAACTACAAACCCGACTGCCTGGCTATTGAAGCTCCTTTCTACGGTAAAAATATACAGGTAATGCTAAAATTAGGCCGGGCACAGGGCGTATGTATGGCAGCTGCATTATCACGTAATGTTACTATTACCGAATACTCGCCCCGTAAGATAAAGCAGTCTATTACTGGCAACGGAAGCGCCACAAAAGAGCAGGTTGCCGCGATGTTGCAAACCCTTTTAAAATTTAACGAAACACCAGATTTTTTAGATGCGACAGACGGACTTGCCGTAGCAGTATGCCACTCGTTCCAAAAAATCACTACATCATCAGTTAAAAGCAGCACGGGTAGCAAAAGCAAAAAATCTTACTCGGGCTGGGAAACTTTTGTAAAAGATAATGCTGTAAGAGTTAAAGGCGGTACCAAATAA
- a CDS encoding 5'-3'-deoxyribonucleotidase, giving the protein MKRIAIDMDEVISDAIQRFADWYKRDYNIEFTPEQLSSSRFEDLLEEGHRYKVKEYAHHEDFFKDLNIIPGSQEVINELHKKYELFITTAAMEFPYSFKHKLNWLNTHFPYISWTNIVFCGDKSIINADYLIDDNVRHFKRFIGQGVLFTASHNRNVEWDVRVDSWDDVAKMFL; this is encoded by the coding sequence ATGAAAAGAATAGCTATTGATATGGATGAAGTAATCTCGGATGCCATTCAGCGTTTTGCAGACTGGTATAAAAGAGATTACAATATTGAATTTACACCTGAACAATTAAGCTCAAGTCGCTTTGAAGACCTTTTAGAAGAAGGACACCGGTATAAAGTAAAGGAATACGCTCATCACGAAGATTTTTTTAAAGATTTGAATATTATACCTGGTAGCCAGGAGGTGATAAATGAGCTTCATAAAAAGTATGAACTGTTTATTACTACAGCTGCAATGGAGTTCCCTTACTCGTTTAAACATAAGCTCAATTGGCTTAATACTCATTTTCCATATATATCATGGACTAATATTGTGTTTTGCGGCGATAAGAGTATTATTAATGCCGACTACCTGATTGATGACAACGTAAGGCATTTTAAACGATTTATAGGGCAAGGCGTGCTTTTCACAGCATCTCATAATAGAAATGTTGAGTGGGATGTTAGAGTAGACTCGTGGGATGATGTAGCTAAAATGTTCCTATAG
- a CDS encoding TonB-dependent receptor, with protein sequence MNLRQPISSAIIIVLTVIFSFINPNTTAAQTSRGTVSGKVVTGKNEPAGNVSIGLEGTNYGTVTNEAGEFSFRAPAGAYKIIISYVGVPRVEIPVTVNAGQVSLVPQITINASTSQLSEINVIASRSNRFTARISTDAAKIPLAPLENAQSYTTVTGSLLKEQQVYNVEDALRNVPGIQKMWDATSRAGDGGGYFTLRGFVTQTRLRNGIAGLVTSSIDATNIDKIEVIKGPSATLFGSTLTSFGGLVNRVTKKPYEAFGLEIGHTVGNYDLNRTSIDLNTPLSSNVAFRLNSAYNYEGSFQNYGKSRTFSAAPSLAIKANDKLSFLLESEVFVGRNSAKPFFFFYYDSPPKALGVTKVSDLNINYKNAYVNDDITSFSRSLNYFAEAKYKFSDKLTSQTVFSSSNSYSNGASPYFYLVTDSTAIKLARKPGVADLPDLPGEANYIYRNDQSTYHSKLNAIEIQENINGDFNIGTTRHRFVVGLDFQHQNSNQVYYGGSYGIAPINDPTYDYGAFNKILVDANVFNPAAAYPYIYKTNTYSAYASDVINLTDRLIASAGLRVDRFENKGSYNLDGSLSSPSFSQTAFSPKFGLIYQPIKEALSLFVNYQNGFQNPGFYINRNNVSTMAKIQNANQIEGGVKMALFNGKLNGTISYYRINLTNVLRTEPGSGAQAIQVQDGTQNSKGFEAEIIANPIPSINIVAGFAYNDSKYTKSDADVQGLRPNTAGSPYLGNFYVSYRLPESAIKGLGLGFGGNYASKNKIINSVNQGTFELPSYTVLNSNVFYDRAKYRFGLSVNNLTDKHYYTGYTTINPQRLRQFVLSATYKL encoded by the coding sequence ATGAATCTACGTCAACCTATTTCCTCTGCCATAATTATCGTTTTAACCGTAATCTTTTCTTTTATTAATCCCAATACAACCGCTGCACAAACCAGTCGTGGTACCGTTAGCGGTAAAGTTGTTACCGGCAAAAACGAACCGGCCGGTAATGTATCAATTGGTTTAGAAGGTACCAATTATGGTACTGTTACTAACGAAGCCGGCGAGTTTTCATTTCGTGCACCGGCAGGGGCATACAAAATCATTATATCGTATGTTGGTGTACCACGTGTAGAAATACCCGTAACAGTAAATGCAGGTCAAGTATCATTAGTCCCGCAAATTACTATTAACGCCAGTACGTCGCAATTAAGTGAGATAAATGTAATTGCAAGCCGCTCTAACCGCTTTACTGCGCGCATAAGTACCGATGCCGCCAAGATTCCGTTGGCTCCGTTAGAGAATGCGCAAAGCTATACTACTGTAACCGGTAGTTTATTAAAAGAACAACAAGTATATAATGTTGAAGACGCTTTACGTAATGTGCCCGGTATACAAAAAATGTGGGATGCAACCAGCCGTGCAGGTGATGGTGGTGGCTATTTTACGTTGCGTGGTTTTGTTACTCAAACCCGTTTGCGTAACGGTATTGCCGGCTTAGTTACCAGCAGTATTGATGCTACTAACATAGACAAGATAGAAGTGATAAAAGGCCCATCCGCTACTTTGTTTGGCAGCACACTAACTTCATTTGGTGGCTTGGTAAATAGAGTAACTAAAAAGCCATATGAGGCATTTGGTTTAGAAATTGGCCACACCGTTGGTAATTACGATTTAAATCGCACCAGTATAGATTTGAATACCCCCCTTAGCTCAAATGTAGCTTTCCGTTTAAATTCGGCCTATAATTATGAAGGCAGCTTTCAAAACTATGGTAAAAGCCGTACGTTTTCTGCAGCGCCAAGCTTAGCTATTAAGGCTAATGATAAGCTATCCTTTTTATTAGAAAGTGAAGTATTCGTTGGCCGAAATTCAGCAAAGCCCTTCTTCTTCTTCTACTATGATTCGCCGCCAAAAGCTTTGGGTGTAACCAAAGTAAGCGATTTAAATATCAATTATAAAAACGCTTATGTAAATGATGACATAACTTCTTTTAGCCGTAGCTTAAATTATTTTGCAGAGGCTAAATATAAATTCTCTGATAAGCTTACTTCACAAACTGTATTCTCTTCATCTAATAGTTACTCCAATGGTGCAAGCCCTTATTTCTACCTGGTTACCGATTCTACAGCTATTAAACTCGCACGCAAGCCTGGAGTAGCAGATCTGCCTGATCTTCCAGGCGAGGCAAATTATATTTATCGTAATGACCAGTCTACCTACCATAGTAAACTTAATGCTATAGAGATCCAGGAAAACATCAACGGTGATTTTAACATCGGCACTACGCGCCACCGTTTTGTTGTTGGTTTAGATTTTCAACACCAAAATTCTAATCAAGTGTACTATGGCGGATCTTACGGCATAGCACCTATAAACGACCCTACTTATGATTACGGTGCGTTCAACAAAATATTGGTTGATGCCAATGTTTTTAACCCTGCCGCAGCATACCCCTACATCTACAAAACCAATACTTACAGTGCTTATGCGTCAGACGTGATTAACCTAACCGACCGCTTAATTGCATCGGCAGGTCTACGTGTAGATCGCTTTGAGAATAAAGGTAGCTATAACCTGGATGGCTCGCTGTCAAGCCCATCGTTTAGTCAAACTGCTTTCTCACCAAAATTTGGCTTGATTTATCAGCCAATTAAAGAGGCTTTATCCTTATTTGTAAACTATCAGAATGGTTTCCAGAATCCTGGCTTTTACATCAATAGAAATAACGTGTCAACAATGGCAAAAATTCAAAATGCCAATCAAATAGAAGGTGGTGTTAAAATGGCCTTATTTAATGGTAAATTAAATGGTACCATTAGCTACTACCGAATTAACCTTACTAATGTATTACGTACAGAGCCCGGCTCTGGTGCCCAGGCAATACAGGTACAGGACGGCACACAAAATAGCAAAGGTTTCGAGGCTGAGATTATTGCCAACCCCATACCTTCAATTAATATTGTAGCCGGTTTTGCCTACAACGATTCTAAGTACACCAAATCTGATGCTGATGTACAAGGTCTTCGCCCAAATACCGCAGGCTCGCCATATTTGGGTAACTTTTATGTAAGCTACCGCTTACCCGAAAGTGCCATTAAAGGCTTAGGGCTTGGTTTTGGTGGTAACTACGCCAGCAAAAACAAGATCATCAATAGCGTTAATCAGGGTACATTTGAATTACCATCTTACACAGTGTTAAATAGCAACGTATTTTACGACAGGGCTAAATATCGTTTCGGGCTTAGCGTTAATAACTTAACCGACAAGCACTACTATACCGGCTATACTACAATTAATCCGCAGCGATTACGCCAGTTTGTACTAAGCGCAACCTATAAATTGTAA
- a CDS encoding PepSY domain-containing protein encodes MTPFKKVILFCHRWLGFISGLVVFIVSITGCIFCFQDEIQDAIYKHRTVQNTGKPYIQPSQLINEVKKTYPKASSDFIYYYGKERPAAVYANLGKDGYEFIYLNPYTGKITYHEQLQSNFFVVVEYIHLYLLLPPAIGKWVVGVSVIIFMVIMITGLILWWPKRKSDRKRSFTIKWGGRWRRVNYDLHNVLGFYATSIAIILSITGLAIAFQPVSKAIYNTANVGRNIKYEDEVTEPKSDSLKRAGLAKQPVVDIAFAYARQQAPDAEMFLIHNDPALSGAIGVGAYAKSLHYSNANGFEFDKYNGKLLKSYIYNKKSPGLKLNEMNYDIHVGQIGGLTTKIIAFLASLICASLPVTGFIIWWGKRKKNKSKSAKVRNAIHRKTHKQQVAQV; translated from the coding sequence ATGACCCCATTTAAAAAAGTAATACTTTTTTGCCACCGCTGGCTCGGATTTATTTCCGGGCTTGTGGTGTTTATTGTAAGTATTACGGGCTGTATCTTTTGTTTTCAGGATGAGATACAGGATGCCATATACAAACACCGTACCGTGCAAAATACGGGTAAGCCATATATACAGCCATCGCAACTAATTAACGAAGTTAAAAAAACTTACCCTAAGGCATCGTCTGATTTTATTTACTACTATGGTAAAGAGCGCCCTGCCGCTGTATATGCCAACCTGGGTAAAGATGGCTATGAATTTATCTATTTAAACCCATACACAGGTAAAATCACCTATCACGAACAGCTACAGAGCAACTTTTTTGTGGTTGTAGAATACATTCACCTGTATTTGCTGCTGCCGCCGGCCATTGGCAAGTGGGTAGTTGGCGTATCGGTTATCATTTTTATGGTGATCATGATAACAGGGTTGATCCTTTGGTGGCCCAAACGCAAAAGCGACCGCAAGCGCAGCTTTACCATTAAATGGGGTGGCCGCTGGCGCAGGGTTAACTATGATCTGCATAACGTGCTTGGTTTTTACGCGACGTCTATTGCCATCATATTGTCTATAACAGGCTTAGCTATAGCTTTTCAGCCGGTAAGTAAAGCCATATACAACACTGCAAATGTTGGCAGAAACATCAAATATGAGGATGAAGTAACCGAACCTAAGTCCGATTCACTTAAAAGGGCCGGGCTTGCTAAGCAGCCTGTTGTTGATATAGCATTTGCATACGCCAGGCAGCAAGCCCCTGATGCTGAAATGTTTTTGATCCATAACGACCCTGCTTTATCGGGGGCTATTGGCGTTGGTGCTTATGCAAAATCGCTGCACTACTCTAATGCCAATGGTTTCGAATTTGACAAGTACAATGGCAAGCTGCTAAAGTCGTACATATACAATAAGAAGAGCCCCGGCCTTAAGCTTAATGAGATGAATTACGACATCCATGTAGGTCAAATTGGTGGTTTAACCACCAAGATCATTGCTTTTTTAGCCAGCTTGATTTGCGCCAGCTTACCCGTTACCGGCTTTATTATCTGGTGGGGTAAACGCAAGAAAAACAAGTCGAAATCAGCAAAGGTGCGTAATGCAATTCACCGGAAAACACATAAACAACAGGTAGCCCAGGTATAA
- a CDS encoding ferredoxin--NADP reductase, translating into MDDILNLRVDRIKWELHDTATFYLVEFAGRKIPYKAGQFITLIFKHHGQEIRRSYSLSSSPDEALLAITVKRVSNGEISRFLLTKVNVGDMLTAVKPAGVFTITDHEEQKDIIYFAAGSGIVPVFSQLKYILNRQGDSKLHLIYSCQDERSVIFHNELTELTETYPDRLNIIYLLSSEANRLNNLVVERYVNQQLVFSREKAAFYLCGPFVYMRMIQLTLLYMGIHHQQIHRENFVLETIPVTGTQTNYPPKNIRISYKNELHNVIEGENQSILQAALQNKINLPYSCRSGMCSACVAFCKTGKVEMAKNEVLTDEDIAKGWILTCTGHAVTDNVLIEYPEK; encoded by the coding sequence ATGGACGACATCCTAAATTTAAGAGTCGATAGGATCAAATGGGAGCTACACGATACCGCTACTTTTTACCTGGTTGAGTTTGCAGGGCGTAAAATACCTTACAAGGCAGGCCAGTTTATTACCCTTATATTCAAGCATCACGGCCAGGAGATACGGCGCTCATATTCCCTTAGTTCATCACCCGACGAGGCCTTATTGGCCATTACTGTTAAACGTGTAAGTAACGGCGAAATATCGCGTTTTTTGCTAACTAAAGTGAATGTAGGCGATATGCTTACAGCGGTTAAGCCGGCGGGTGTTTTTACAATTACCGACCACGAAGAGCAAAAAGACATCATCTATTTTGCCGCTGGAAGCGGCATAGTACCGGTGTTTTCGCAGCTGAAATATATCCTTAACCGTCAGGGCGATAGCAAGTTGCATTTGATATACAGCTGCCAGGATGAACGGTCGGTTATCTTTCATAATGAACTAACCGAGCTAACGGAGACCTATCCCGACAGGCTTAATATTATATACTTACTAAGCAGTGAAGCCAACCGGTTGAACAACCTGGTTGTTGAGCGATATGTGAATCAGCAACTGGTGTTTTCGAGGGAAAAGGCAGCTTTTTACCTATGCGGGCCATTTGTATATATGCGTATGATACAGCTTACCCTGCTGTATATGGGTATCCATCATCAGCAAATACATCGCGAAAACTTTGTATTAGAAACCATACCTGTAACCGGCACACAGACCAATTATCCGCCTAAAAACATCCGTATTAGCTATAAAAACGAACTCCACAATGTAATAGAAGGAGAGAACCAATCAATCCTTCAGGCGGCGCTGCAAAACAAGATAAACCTGCCCTACAGCTGCCGTAGCGGCATGTGCTCGGCATGTGTAGCTTTCTGTAAAACAGGCAAAGTGGAGATGGCTAAGAACGAGGTACTAACCGATGAGGACATCGCCAAAGGCTGGATACTTACCTGCACAGGCCATGCCGTTACCGATAATGTATTAATAGAATACCCTGAAAAATAG
- a CDS encoding zinc-binding dehydrogenase, translating into MKAIVLESAENPIVYKEVDKPTPGPGEVLVKIKAAALNRRDYWISIGKYAGIKYPTVLGADGAGIVAEAGEGAGDWLNKEVVINPSHNWGDHDEFQSKDFKILGLPDDGTLAEYVLVKAEYLYPKPTHLTFEQAAALPLAGLTAYRALFTKAKIKKGDTVLIIGVGAGTGSFLLQFAFAAGCRVFVTSGTGEKIEKAKLLGASAGVSYKAQDWAEQLKQLAGGFDAVIDSALGPDFNKIPDLCNPGGRIVFFGGTAGNIPELNARPIFWKQLQILGTTMGTQQEFKAMLDFVNEHKIVPVVDEVFPLANAKDAFSKMADAKQFGKIVLSVQ; encoded by the coding sequence ATGAAAGCAATCGTCTTAGAATCCGCAGAAAACCCTATCGTATACAAAGAGGTTGATAAACCCACACCCGGCCCCGGCGAGGTATTGGTTAAAATAAAGGCGGCAGCCTTAAACCGCCGCGATTACTGGATAAGCATAGGTAAATATGCCGGTATAAAGTACCCTACTGTATTGGGTGCCGATGGCGCCGGTATTGTTGCCGAAGCAGGCGAAGGCGCGGGTGACTGGCTGAATAAAGAAGTGGTAATCAACCCATCGCACAACTGGGGCGACCATGATGAATTTCAATCAAAAGACTTTAAAATATTGGGCCTGCCAGATGATGGCACTTTGGCCGAGTATGTGTTGGTTAAAGCGGAGTACCTTTACCCCAAACCGACGCACTTAACCTTTGAGCAGGCTGCCGCACTGCCTTTGGCCGGTTTAACCGCTTACCGTGCTTTATTTACCAAGGCTAAAATTAAAAAGGGCGATACCGTACTCATCATAGGCGTTGGCGCAGGTACAGGATCGTTTTTATTACAATTTGCATTTGCGGCGGGGTGTAGGGTGTTTGTAACATCGGGTACGGGCGAAAAGATAGAAAAGGCCAAGTTGCTTGGTGCGTCTGCAGGGGTAAGCTACAAAGCGCAGGATTGGGCCGAGCAGTTAAAGCAATTGGCGGGTGGTTTTGACGCGGTTATAGATAGTGCCTTAGGCCCCGATTTTAATAAGATACCCGACTTGTGTAATCCCGGCGGGCGCATTGTGTTTTTTGGCGGTACGGCGGGTAACATCCCCGAGCTGAACGCCCGCCCCATATTTTGGAAACAGCTGCAAATATTAGGCACAACCATGGGCACGCAGCAGGAGTTTAAGGCCATGCTTGATTTTGTAAACGAACATAAAATTGTGCCGGTGGTCGACGAGGTTTTTCCTTTAGCCAATGCAAAAGATGCCTTTAGTAAAATGGCCGATGCCAAACAGTTTGGAAAAATTGTGTTGAGCGTTCAATAA